From a region of the Candidatus Binatia bacterium genome:
- a CDS encoding exodeoxyribonuclease VII large subunit: GWALRRRGAVGSASTRLRAHAPARIVERMRERLLDLRRRAERASTGDLAKRRKEAAARARLLGSYDYRGVLRRGYALVWNEEGARLVNRGRNLRPGEGIRVQFHDARAEASVTRVDPSSEEETP; the protein is encoded by the coding sequence GGCTGGGCGCTTCGCCGGCGCGGGGCCGTGGGCTCGGCCTCCACGCGCCTGCGCGCGCACGCTCCCGCCCGGATCGTCGAGCGGATGCGCGAGCGCCTGCTGGACCTGCGCCGCCGCGCCGAGCGCGCCTCGACGGGGGATCTTGCCAAGCGCCGGAAGGAGGCGGCCGCGCGCGCGCGGCTGCTGGGATCCTACGACTACCGCGGCGTGCTCCGCCGCGGCTACGCGCTGGTCTGGAACGAGGAGGGCGCGCGTCTCGTGAACCGCGGACGGAACCTTCGCCCCGGCGAGGGGATTCGAGTACAGTTCCACGACGCCCGCGCCGAGGCCTCGGTCACGCGCGTGGATCCGTCGTCCGAGGAGGAAACGCCATGA
- the xseB gene encoding exodeoxyribonuclease VII small subunit: MKRKEGPPPDAPTFESMMERLEQLVGTLESGNLSLEDSIHSFEEGMALVKRCTEVLDQAEQRIQKLTRDAQGAPRTEPVAEDDEADEGRSGELPF; the protein is encoded by the coding sequence ATGAAGCGGAAGGAAGGGCCGCCCCCCGACGCGCCCACGTTCGAGAGCATGATGGAGCGGCTCGAGCAGCTGGTGGGGACGCTCGAGTCGGGCAACCTGAGCCTCGAGGACTCGATCCATTCCTTCGAGGAGGGGATGGCGCTGGTGAAGCGCTGCACCGAGGTGCTCGACCAGGCCGAGCAGCGGATCCAGAAGCTCACGCGCGACGCCCAGGGGGCGCCGCGGACGGAACCGGTCGCGGAGGACGACGAGGCGGATGAAGGGCGGAGCGGCGAGCTCCCGTTTTGA
- a CDS encoding farnesyl diphosphate synthase — protein sequence MKGGAASSRFERYLERARPRIDRALDGTLPRASAEPRRLHAAIRYSVFAGGKRLRPALCLLACESVSGACGEAMHAAAALEMIHTFSLIHDDLPGMDDDDWRRGRLTNHKVFGEGMAILAGDALLALAFETLATRPTGRAKDPRALLRTVCEATGHEGMIGGQALDLLYERQRVSFARVLRMHRRKTGMLLRGSLLVGAQVAGASAAALRRFGDYGDRIGVAFQITDDILNERSTKRATGKSVRSDRARGKATAPSSGGMARAEREVERLLDEAARIAPRLGRRAEEFASLAEFLRHRTR from the coding sequence ATGAAGGGCGGAGCGGCGAGCTCCCGTTTTGAGCGCTACCTCGAGCGCGCGCGTCCCCGCATCGACCGCGCGCTCGACGGAACGCTCCCGCGCGCGTCGGCCGAGCCCCGCCGGCTGCACGCGGCCATCCGCTACAGCGTGTTCGCGGGAGGGAAGCGGCTTCGCCCCGCGCTCTGCCTGCTCGCGTGCGAGTCGGTCTCGGGCGCCTGCGGCGAGGCGATGCACGCCGCCGCCGCGCTCGAGATGATCCACACGTTCAGCCTGATCCACGACGATCTCCCCGGCATGGACGACGACGACTGGCGCCGCGGGCGCCTCACCAACCACAAGGTGTTCGGCGAGGGGATGGCGATCCTCGCCGGCGACGCGCTGCTCGCGCTCGCGTTCGAGACGCTGGCCACGCGCCCCACCGGGCGCGCCAAGGATCCGCGCGCGCTCCTCCGAACCGTCTGCGAGGCCACCGGCCACGAGGGGATGATCGGGGGGCAGGCGCTCGACCTCCTCTACGAGCGGCAGCGCGTCTCGTTCGCCCGCGTGCTGCGGATGCACCGGCGCAAGACGGGGATGCTCCTGCGCGGCTCGCTCCTCGTCGGCGCTCAGGTGGCGGGCGCGAGCGCGGCGGCGCTTCGGCGCTTCGGCGACTACGGCGACCGGATCGGCGTCGCGTTCCAGATCACCGACGACATCCTGAACGAGCGCTCTACGAAGCGGGCGACGGGGAAGAGCGTGCGGTCGGACCGCGCGCGCGGCAAGGCCACGGCGCCCTCCAGCGGGGGGATGGCCCGCGCCGAGCGCGAGGTGGAGCGGCTCCTGGACGAGGCGGCCCGGATCGCCCCGCGGCTGGGCCGCCGCGCCGAGGAGTTCGCGTCGCTCGCCGAATTCCTTCGCCATCGGACGCGCTGA
- a CDS encoding divergent PAP2 family protein: protein MGFTANPLLHALLCGFLVQLSKVLTFLLQERKINVRRFVETGGMPSSHAASVMALTTCVGLREGVRSVLFGVVLYFSLIVMYDAAGLRRAAGRQATLLNRILHEHLQLSGPPAERLRELLGHTPIEVLVGALIGVLFSFAIYRPPGGP, encoded by the coding sequence ATGGGTTTCACCGCGAATCCGCTGCTGCACGCGCTGCTCTGCGGCTTCCTCGTGCAACTCAGCAAGGTGTTGACCTTCCTCTTGCAAGAGCGGAAAATCAATGTGCGGCGGTTCGTGGAAACCGGCGGCATGCCCAGCAGCCACGCGGCTTCGGTGATGGCCCTGACCACCTGTGTCGGGCTTCGCGAAGGCGTTCGATCCGTTCTCTTCGGCGTCGTCCTGTACTTCAGCCTCATCGTGATGTACGACGCCGCAGGGCTTCGGCGGGCTGCCGGCCGTCAGGCCACCCTGCTCAACAGGATCCTGCACGAGCACCTGCAGCTTTCGGGACCGCCCGCGGAGCGACTGCGCGAGCTTCTGGGACATACGCCGATCGAAGTCTTGGTGGGCGCCTTGATCGGCGTCCTGTTCTCGTTCGCCATCTATCGCCCCCCGGGAGGACCGTGA
- the dxs gene encoding 1-deoxy-D-xylulose-5-phosphate synthase: protein MSTASTSPTAATNHLAGISSPEDLKRLPPEALPALADEIRERILSVVSKTGGHLAPSLGTVELTIALHYVFNTPEDVLIWDVGHQAYGHKILTGRNDRFDTIRREGGLSGFPRRVESPYDPFGTAHASTAISAALGFACARDLAHEKRRVVAVVGDGALTGGLAYEGMNQAGAAGTDLLVVLNDNSMSISPNVGAISQYLTRLTAGPIFRRLEADLWDLLGKLPAGGAARKLASRIKESMKNLVVPNVLFEELGFKYFGPIDGHDLTTLLTVLNQVKEMKGPVLLHTLTRKGKGYGPAEEDSRKFHGVSSFDKLTGASARKTSGPAYTEVYGQAMIEMARLDPKIMAITAAMTDGTGLTKFATTFPDRFHDVGIAEQHAVCFAAGVAAAGLRPFATIYSTFLQRAYDQIVHDVAVQGLPVRFALDRAGLVGEDGATHHGVFDIAYLRCLPGMVLMAPKDENELRRMLVTMAAHDAGPIAVRYPRGAGVGAALDPNPQPLAIGEAELIRSGKDVVLVAYGSMVSVAEKTASLLAESGVDAAVINARFAKPLDEAMLLDWARRVPRLVTLEEGALAGGFGDAVLELFAKTAVPGVQVRAFGVPDRFFDHGSRESLLLAAGLHPDLLAPEIRRFLAGDSRTATEPLAPKAPSAPIATHA from the coding sequence GTGAGCACCGCCAGCACATCCCCTACCGCCGCCACGAACCACCTGGCCGGCATCTCCAGCCCCGAGGACCTGAAGCGCCTTCCGCCCGAGGCCCTCCCGGCGCTGGCCGACGAGATCCGCGAGCGGATCCTCTCCGTCGTCTCCAAGACCGGCGGCCACCTGGCTCCCAGCCTCGGCACCGTGGAGCTGACGATCGCGCTCCACTACGTCTTCAACACCCCCGAGGATGTCCTGATCTGGGACGTGGGGCACCAGGCCTACGGCCACAAGATCCTGACCGGGCGGAACGACCGCTTCGACACCATCCGGCGCGAGGGGGGCCTGTCGGGCTTTCCGCGCCGGGTCGAGAGCCCCTACGACCCGTTCGGCACCGCGCACGCCTCCACCGCCATCTCCGCCGCGCTCGGCTTCGCCTGCGCGCGCGATCTGGCGCACGAGAAGCGCCGCGTGGTCGCGGTCGTCGGCGACGGCGCGCTGACCGGCGGACTGGCCTACGAGGGGATGAACCAGGCGGGCGCGGCGGGAACCGATCTGCTCGTCGTGCTGAACGACAACTCGATGTCGATCTCGCCGAACGTGGGCGCGATCTCGCAGTACCTGACGCGCCTGACGGCGGGGCCGATTTTCCGCCGCCTCGAAGCCGACCTCTGGGATCTCCTCGGCAAGCTCCCCGCGGGCGGCGCGGCGCGCAAGCTCGCGAGCCGGATCAAGGAGAGCATGAAGAACCTGGTCGTGCCGAACGTGCTCTTCGAAGAGCTGGGCTTCAAGTACTTCGGCCCGATCGACGGACACGACCTCACCACGCTGCTCACGGTGCTGAACCAGGTGAAGGAGATGAAGGGACCGGTCCTCCTCCACACGCTGACCCGGAAGGGGAAGGGGTACGGCCCCGCCGAGGAGGATTCACGCAAGTTCCACGGCGTCTCCTCGTTCGACAAGCTGACCGGGGCGAGCGCACGGAAGACCTCCGGCCCGGCCTACACCGAGGTCTACGGCCAGGCCATGATCGAGATGGCGCGGCTCGACCCCAAGATCATGGCCATCACCGCCGCCATGACCGACGGCACCGGCCTCACGAAGTTCGCGACGACCTTCCCCGACCGCTTCCACGACGTCGGGATCGCCGAGCAGCACGCCGTCTGCTTCGCCGCGGGCGTCGCCGCCGCGGGGCTGCGCCCCTTCGCCACGATCTACTCCACATTCTTGCAAAGAGCCTACGACCAGATCGTGCACGACGTGGCGGTGCAGGGGCTGCCGGTGCGCTTCGCGCTCGACCGCGCGGGGCTGGTCGGCGAGGACGGCGCGACGCATCACGGCGTCTTCGACATCGCCTACCTCCGCTGCCTGCCCGGGATGGTGCTGATGGCTCCCAAGGACGAGAACGAGCTGCGCCGCATGCTCGTCACGATGGCCGCGCACGACGCGGGCCCGATCGCGGTGCGCTACCCGCGCGGCGCGGGCGTGGGCGCGGCCCTCGACCCCAATCCGCAGCCGCTCGCGATCGGCGAAGCGGAGCTGATCCGCTCCGGGAAGGACGTCGTGCTCGTCGCCTACGGCTCGATGGTCTCCGTCGCCGAGAAGACGGCCTCGCTCCTCGCCGAGTCGGGCGTGGACGCCGCGGTGATCAACGCCCGCTTCGCCAAGCCGCTCGATGAGGCGATGCTCCTCGACTGGGCGCGCCGCGTGCCGCGCCTGGTGACGCTGGAGGAGGGCGCGCTCGCGGGCGGGTTCGGCGACGCCGTCCTCGAGCTGTTCGCGAAGACCGCGGTCCCCGGGGTCCAGGTCCGCGCGTTCGGCGTTCCGGACCGCTTCTTCGACCACGGCTCGCGCGAGTCGCTCCTTCTGGCCGCCGGGCTCCATCCCGACCTGCTCGCCCCGGAGATCCGCCGCTTCCTCGCCGGCGATTCACGAACGGCGACGGAACCGCTCGCCCCCAAGGCACCCAGCGCCCCCATCGCCACCCACGCATGA
- a CDS encoding NAD(+)/NADH kinase, whose protein sequence is MIRPPRHLGIVGNRGKEGVRALVPPLIRWARAQGRKVSLDRELARGMRGVGAGISLEALVKRADAILVLGGDGTMLGTARAASAAGVPILGVNLGGLGFLTETAQEDLYPALERLFRGDVTLERRTMVEARIRRRGARSVWQEVGLNDAVIHPSERSRVISMDLRIGGKEIGTLVGDGLIVASPTGSTAYSLSAGGPIVRPSVEALLATPISPHTVTWRPLLVGADETIAVRLRPGHPRASLTMDGQVARTVTPDDEILIRRARRRATLIVLEPESFYDVLRTKLAWATSPRGRVPDQ, encoded by the coding sequence ATGATCCGCCCACCCCGCCACCTGGGGATCGTCGGCAACCGCGGGAAAGAGGGGGTGCGCGCGCTCGTGCCGCCGCTCATCCGCTGGGCGCGGGCGCAGGGGCGGAAGGTCTCGCTGGACCGGGAGCTGGCCCGCGGGATGCGCGGCGTCGGCGCGGGAATCTCGCTGGAGGCGCTGGTCAAGCGCGCCGACGCGATCCTCGTGCTGGGCGGCGACGGCACCATGCTCGGCACCGCGCGCGCCGCCTCCGCCGCGGGCGTTCCGATCCTCGGCGTGAACCTGGGGGGCCTGGGCTTCCTGACGGAGACCGCGCAGGAGGACCTCTATCCCGCCCTGGAGCGCCTGTTCCGCGGCGACGTGACGCTGGAGCGGCGCACCATGGTCGAAGCGCGGATCCGGCGGCGCGGAGCCAGGAGCGTGTGGCAGGAGGTGGGGCTGAACGACGCGGTGATCCACCCCTCCGAGCGATCGCGCGTGATCTCGATGGACCTGAGGATCGGCGGGAAGGAGATCGGGACGCTGGTGGGGGACGGCCTCATCGTCGCGAGCCCGACCGGCTCGACCGCCTACTCGCTCTCGGCGGGCGGCCCCATCGTCCGCCCTTCGGTCGAGGCGCTCCTCGCCACGCCGATCAGTCCGCACACGGTGACGTGGCGGCCGCTCCTGGTCGGCGCCGACGAGACCATCGCCGTCCGGCTGCGCCCCGGCCACCCGCGCGCCAGCCTCACCATGGACGGCCAGGTGGCGCGCACCGTCACCCCCGATGACGAGATCCTGATCCGCCGCGCGCGACGCCGCGCGACCCTCATCGTGCTCGAGCCCGAGTCCTTCTACGACGTCCTCCGCACCAAGCTCGCGTGGGCCACGTCGCCGCGGGGACGGGTCCCGGACCAATAG
- the recN gene encoding DNA repair protein RecN: MLRWLSIQGLALVDSVELEFAAGLNVLTGETGAGKSLVLGSIGLLLGDRADGAWLRAGESRGSVEGTFDLAGRLDLAEALRAHDVEPEEGRVVLRREVAANGTTRAFVNGRGVLVARLRAVGDLLVDLHGQHEHQQLLDPARQADFFDAWAGTWEERLALEAERAAILEDRRAAAAGREALDRDRAEEETLRADLAELENLKLEAGEEEALLRDRERLVHRERILQALSEGLALLADDETGAESRLRRAVKALRAGAALDAGLDPLVEEAEAASETAAALSSRAETERARLLEEPLDLDRVEERLDRIHRLKRKHRTDAAGLLSLAEELQARVRQLAPGAEELARLERALAARTEAYERRLDGLVERRAARAAAFERAAGALLDRLGFGKARLGAAPSGDPSGGRSRPAIDPAPIPALEFEFQPNPGEPPRPLRRIASGGELSRVMLAVKSLMADKDRVAVLVFDEVDQGIGGAVGEEVGALLRDLGSKRQVLCITHLPLIAAYAERQLQVAKATARGRTTTTVAPLSEEERVEEIARMLAGARAGETARRQARELLSGARSGAKGAAAPPRKRAGVAQGAAPRARTAKGRG; the protein is encoded by the coding sequence ATGCTTCGCTGGCTCTCCATCCAGGGTCTGGCGCTCGTCGACTCGGTCGAGCTGGAGTTCGCCGCCGGATTGAACGTGCTCACGGGGGAGACAGGCGCCGGGAAGTCGCTCGTCCTGGGCTCGATCGGCCTCCTGCTCGGCGACCGCGCCGACGGTGCCTGGCTCCGCGCCGGCGAATCGCGCGGTTCGGTCGAGGGGACGTTCGACCTCGCCGGACGCCTCGACCTGGCCGAGGCGCTGCGCGCCCACGACGTCGAGCCCGAGGAGGGCCGCGTCGTGCTGCGCCGCGAGGTGGCCGCGAACGGAACGACGCGAGCGTTCGTGAACGGTCGCGGCGTCCTTGTAGCACGGCTTCGCGCCGTGGGCGACCTCCTTGTGGACCTGCACGGCCAGCACGAGCACCAGCAGCTCCTCGATCCCGCCCGCCAGGCCGACTTCTTCGACGCGTGGGCGGGGACGTGGGAAGAGCGCCTGGCGCTGGAGGCCGAGCGCGCCGCCATCCTCGAGGACCGCCGCGCGGCAGCCGCCGGCCGCGAGGCCCTGGACCGCGATCGCGCCGAGGAGGAGACGCTGCGCGCCGACCTCGCCGAGCTCGAGAACCTGAAGCTCGAGGCCGGGGAAGAGGAGGCACTCCTCCGCGATCGTGAGCGCCTGGTTCACCGGGAGCGGATTCTCCAGGCGCTGAGCGAGGGGCTGGCGCTGCTCGCGGACGATGAGACCGGCGCCGAGTCGCGCCTGCGGCGCGCGGTGAAGGCGCTTCGCGCCGGCGCCGCGCTCGATGCGGGGCTCGATCCGCTCGTCGAGGAGGCCGAGGCCGCATCCGAGACCGCGGCGGCGCTGTCGTCGCGCGCCGAGACGGAGCGGGCGCGGCTGTTGGAAGAGCCGCTCGATCTCGATCGCGTCGAGGAGCGACTGGACCGGATCCATCGCCTGAAGCGGAAGCACCGCACCGACGCGGCGGGCCTTCTCTCCTTGGCGGAGGAGCTCCAGGCGCGGGTGCGCCAGCTTGCGCCGGGGGCCGAGGAGCTGGCCCGGCTGGAGCGGGCGCTGGCGGCGCGGACCGAGGCCTACGAACGCCGGCTCGACGGGCTCGTGGAGCGCCGGGCGGCCCGCGCGGCGGCGTTCGAGCGCGCCGCGGGAGCACTCCTCGACCGGCTGGGATTCGGCAAAGCGCGCCTCGGCGCGGCGCCCTCCGGCGATCCGTCGGGCGGCCGGAGCCGCCCCGCGATTGACCCCGCTCCGATCCCCGCTCTAGAATTCGAGTTCCAGCCGAATCCCGGCGAACCCCCGCGACCGCTCCGCAGAATCGCCTCGGGAGGGGAGCTCTCCCGGGTGATGCTCGCCGTGAAGTCGCTCATGGCGGACAAGGACCGCGTGGCCGTCCTGGTCTTCGACGAGGTGGACCAGGGGATCGGGGGAGCCGTGGGGGAGGAGGTCGGGGCGCTGCTCCGCGACCTCGGAAGCAAGCGCCAGGTGCTCTGCATCACGCACCTCCCGCTGATCGCGGCCTACGCCGAACGGCAGCTCCAGGTGGCAAAGGCGACGGCGCGGGGAAGGACGACGACGACCGTGGCGCCGCTCTCCGAAGAGGAGCGCGTCGAAGAGATCGCGCGCATGCTCGCGGGCGCCCGCGCCGGCGAGACGGCGCGCCGGCAGGCCCGGGAGCTCCTGAGCGGGGCGAGATCCGGCGCCAAAGGCGCCGCCGCACCGCCCCGAAAGCGCGCGGGTGTCGCGCAGGGCGCGGCCCCGCGCGCCAGGACCGCCAAAGGAAGAGGATGA
- the trpE gene encoding anthranilate synthase component I has product MITPSLEDYRALARRYNLVPVMREVLADFDTPVSAFAKLNRGDASFLLESLEGGETWGRYSILGFRPSLEFRAKGSVVETRRGERTERSESQDPLESLRALLLSVSAAPVANLPPFSGGAVGLVGYDYVRFLERIPARAPDDLGQPDLHFVFPDLVLAFDNFRHRLQLVANTRPGSDPDRAYRDAVASIGEMLARLAQPAPAPAASERANGEVAFTSNLGREGYARAVLAAKEHIRAGDIVQVVLAHRLEATAAVSPFDVYRALRILNPSPYMYYLRYSDRSVAGSSPEILVRTSGRKVALRPIAGTRPRGATREEDAALEQELLASEKDRAEHVMLVDLGRNDVGKVAEIGSVRTTEFMTVERYSHVMHLVSHIEGTLREGLGPFDVLRACFPAGTVSGAPKKRAMEIIESLEPSRRGAYAGAMGYFDFHGNADFCITIRTATFEGGRVHLGVGAGIVADSDPEEEWTETRNKGRAVEAAVRLAAGGLDA; this is encoded by the coding sequence ATGATCACACCGAGCCTCGAGGACTATCGCGCGCTCGCGCGCCGCTACAACCTGGTGCCGGTGATGCGCGAGGTCCTGGCCGACTTCGACACGCCGGTCTCGGCGTTCGCCAAGCTGAACCGGGGCGATGCCTCCTTCCTGCTGGAGAGCCTCGAAGGGGGCGAGACGTGGGGTCGCTATTCCATCCTCGGCTTCCGACCCTCGCTCGAGTTCCGAGCCAAGGGATCGGTGGTCGAGACGCGCCGCGGCGAACGGACCGAGCGCTCCGAGTCCCAGGACCCGCTGGAATCGCTGCGGGCGCTGCTCCTCTCCGTGAGCGCCGCCCCGGTCGCGAACCTTCCACCGTTCAGCGGCGGCGCGGTTGGACTCGTGGGGTACGACTACGTGCGATTCCTGGAGCGGATCCCCGCGCGCGCCCCCGACGACCTGGGGCAGCCCGACCTCCACTTCGTCTTTCCCGACCTGGTGCTCGCGTTCGACAACTTCCGCCACCGCCTCCAGCTGGTCGCGAACACGCGACCCGGGAGCGATCCCGACCGCGCCTATCGCGACGCGGTCGCGTCGATCGGCGAGATGCTGGCGCGCCTGGCGCAGCCGGCTCCGGCCCCCGCCGCGTCCGAACGCGCGAACGGGGAGGTGGCGTTCACCAGCAACCTCGGCCGCGAGGGCTACGCGCGCGCCGTCCTCGCCGCCAAGGAGCACATTCGCGCCGGAGACATCGTCCAGGTCGTGCTCGCGCACCGGCTGGAGGCGACCGCGGCGGTCAGCCCCTTCGACGTCTATCGCGCGCTCCGGATCCTGAACCCCTCCCCCTACATGTACTACCTGCGCTACTCGGACCGCTCGGTCGCGGGCTCCTCGCCGGAGATCCTGGTCCGCACGTCGGGCCGGAAGGTCGCGCTCCGCCCGATCGCCGGGACGCGTCCGCGCGGCGCGACGCGCGAGGAGGACGCCGCGCTGGAGCAAGAGCTCCTCGCGAGCGAGAAGGATCGCGCCGAGCACGTGATGCTGGTGGACCTCGGGCGGAACGACGTGGGGAAGGTCGCCGAGATCGGGAGCGTGCGCACCACGGAGTTCATGACCGTGGAGCGCTACTCCCACGTGATGCACCTGGTGAGCCACATCGAGGGAACGCTGCGGGAGGGGCTCGGGCCCTTCGACGTCCTTCGCGCCTGCTTCCCGGCGGGGACGGTGAGCGGCGCGCCGAAGAAGCGCGCGATGGAGATCATCGAATCGCTCGAGCCCTCCCGGCGCGGCGCCTACGCGGGGGCGATGGGCTATTTCGACTTCCACGGCAACGCGGACTTCTGCATCACCATCCGGACCGCGACGTTCGAAGGAGGCCGCGTCCACCTGGGCGTGGGGGCCGGCATCGTGGCCGACTCCGATCCCGAGGAGGAGTGGACCGAGACGCGCAACAAGGGGCGCGCCGTGGAAGCGGCGGTGCGCCTGGCCGCGGGAGGGCTGGACGCGTGA
- a CDS encoding aminodeoxychorismate/anthranilate synthase component II: MILMIDNYDSFTWNLVQYLGELRETPRVVRNDEITVDEALALKPEAIVISPGPGRPDDAGISKELIRRAAGSVPILGVCLGHQCIGEVFGGTIVRAERLVHGKTSAIIHTGRGIFLDVDNPFMATRYHSLLVAREGIPDALAVVAWTPENEIMALRHKDHETWGVQFHPESILTAHGKDLLRNFLRLVPDASAARAAAAAPAR; this comes from the coding sequence GTGATCCTGATGATCGACAACTACGACTCGTTCACCTGGAACCTGGTCCAGTACCTGGGGGAGCTGCGGGAGACCCCGCGCGTCGTCCGGAACGACGAGATCACCGTGGACGAGGCGCTCGCCCTGAAGCCCGAGGCCATCGTCATCTCCCCGGGCCCGGGCCGCCCCGACGACGCGGGGATCAGCAAGGAGCTGATCCGGCGCGCCGCGGGATCGGTGCCGATCCTGGGCGTCTGCCTGGGGCACCAGTGCATCGGCGAGGTCTTCGGGGGCACGATCGTCCGGGCCGAGCGGCTCGTGCACGGGAAGACCTCGGCGATCATCCACACGGGGCGGGGGATCTTCCTCGACGTGGACAATCCCTTCATGGCGACGCGCTACCACTCGCTCCTCGTCGCGCGCGAGGGGATCCCCGACGCGCTCGCGGTCGTCGCCTGGACGCCCGAGAACGAGATCATGGCGCTCCGCCACAAGGACCACGAGACCTGGGGCGTGCAGTTCCACCCCGAGTCGATCCTGACGGCCCACGGCAAGGACCTGCTCCGGAACTTCCTGCGCCTCGTCCCGGACGCGTCGGCGGCCCGCGCGGCCGCCGCGGCGCCCGCGCGCTGA
- the trpD gene encoding anthranilate phosphoribosyltransferase has product MIRDLLPRLLAGETLSRAEAAAAVRSMVRGESEDGLVASFLTLLAQRGETEAELWGGAEALRAEAVPFPWNGGPLFDTCGTGGDGRGSFNVSTTAAFVVAGAGVRVAKHGNRSVSSACGSADVLESLGAHIDLGPEGAAAVLAETGFTFLYARRFHPAMRRVAGVRQTLGFRTLFNWLGPLSNPARATHQLVGVPDPARVEPVARVLGALGAVRALVVHGAGGIDELALAPGNVAAESGRSETGAPAAVPRSIRHDALGLRDAPVEALRGGDADRNAALLREVLAGEPGARRDAVLLNAAAALWIAGTAPTLEEAVARATLAIDRGDARKVLDHYIELSKKVGSE; this is encoded by the coding sequence ATGATCCGCGACCTCTTGCCGCGGCTGCTCGCGGGCGAGACCCTGAGCCGTGCCGAGGCGGCGGCGGCGGTGCGGAGCATGGTGCGCGGCGAGAGCGAGGACGGGCTGGTGGCATCCTTCCTCACCCTCCTCGCGCAGCGCGGGGAGACCGAAGCCGAGCTCTGGGGCGGGGCCGAAGCGCTGCGCGCCGAGGCGGTCCCGTTCCCCTGGAACGGGGGACCGCTGTTCGATACGTGCGGCACCGGCGGGGACGGGCGCGGATCGTTCAACGTCTCGACGACCGCGGCGTTCGTCGTGGCCGGAGCCGGAGTGCGCGTCGCCAAGCATGGGAACCGCTCGGTGTCGAGCGCGTGCGGCAGCGCCGACGTGCTGGAGTCGCTGGGCGCCCACATCGACCTCGGCCCCGAGGGCGCCGCGGCCGTGCTCGCGGAAACCGGATTCACCTTTCTCTACGCGCGCCGCTTCCATCCCGCGATGCGGCGGGTGGCGGGCGTCCGGCAGACGCTCGGGTTTCGCACGCTGTTCAACTGGCTCGGCCCGCTCTCGAATCCCGCGCGCGCCACGCACCAGCTGGTCGGGGTGCCCGATCCCGCCCGGGTCGAGCCGGTCGCGCGCGTGCTCGGCGCCCTGGGCGCGGTGCGGGCGCTGGTCGTGCACGGCGCGGGGGGGATCGACGAGCTCGCGCTCGCGCCCGGAAACGTGGCGGCCGAGAGCGGGCGCTCGGAGACCGGCGCGCCCGCCGCGGTGCCGCGGTCGATCCGCCACGACGCGCTCGGCCTGCGCGACGCTCCGGTCGAGGCCCTGCGGGGCGGCGACGCCGACCGGAACGCGGCACTCCTGCGCGAGGTCCTCGCCGGCGAGCCGGGCGCGCGGCGGGACGCCGTGCTCCTGAACGCCGCCGCGGCGCTCTGGATCGCGGGCACCGCCCCCACGCTGGAGGAGGCGGTCGCGCGCGCCACGCTGGCGATCGACCGGGGCGATGCTCGGAAGGTGCTGGATCACTACATCGAGCTCTCGAAGAAGGTGGGGAGCGAGTGA
- a CDS encoding indole-3-glycerol phosphate synthase TrpC: MSDFLATIVAERLERVRQDAERGPSRAALRAEAEARRDERRPFLSALRREAGAPIRAIAEVKRASPSAGVLQAEYDPVSLARAYHEAGAAAISVLTEPARFLGSLEDLAAVREAVTLPVLLKDFVVHERQIYEAGARGADAALLIVAALDPRQLGDYAALLFELGIAPLIEIHEPREIDAALAAPGALGVNNRDLRTLAMRPGHAETMLPLLPPDRVRIAESGYHDRAAIERVERLGADAVLVGEALLRAERPSEALAELLGTGPSTKEEP, encoded by the coding sequence GTGAGCGACTTCCTCGCCACCATCGTGGCCGAGCGCCTGGAGCGCGTGCGCCAGGACGCGGAGCGGGGCCCCTCGCGCGCCGCGCTGCGGGCCGAGGCCGAGGCCCGGCGCGACGAGCGGCGCCCGTTCCTGTCCGCGCTCCGGCGCGAGGCCGGAGCGCCGATCCGGGCGATCGCCGAGGTGAAGCGCGCCTCCCCCTCGGCGGGCGTCCTCCAGGCGGAGTACGATCCGGTGTCGCTGGCGCGCGCGTACCATGAAGCCGGCGCCGCCGCGATCTCGGTGCTGACCGAGCCGGCCCGTTTCCTGGGATCGCTGGAGGACCTGGCCGCGGTCCGCGAGGCCGTGACGCTCCCGGTTCTGCTCAAGGACTTCGTCGTGCACGAGCGGCAGATCTATGAAGCCGGAGCGCGCGGGGCCGACGCGGCCCTCCTGATCGTGGCCGCGCTCGACCCGCGCCAGCTGGGCGACTACGCGGCGCTCCTGTTCGAGCTGGGGATCGCGCCGCTGATCGAGATCCACGAGCCTCGCGAGATCGACGCGGCGCTCGCGGCGCCGGGCGCCCTCGGCGTGAACAACCGGGACCTGCGCACCCTGGCGATGCGCCCGGGTCATGCCGAGACGATGCTGCCGCTCCTTCCGCCCGACCGCGTGCGGATCGCGGAGAGCGGCTATCACGATCGCGCCGCGATCGAGCGGGTGGAGCGGCTCGGGGCCGACGCGGTGCTCGTCGGAGAGGCGCTGCTCCGGGCGGAGCGGCCTTCGGAGGCTCTCGCGGAGCTGCTCGGCACCGGTCCGTCAACAAAGGAGGAGCCGTGA